A window of Paraburkholderia sp. ZP32-5 genomic DNA:
TGGGCGCCTGATCGTGCCGACGTGGCATCCGTCGTATGCACTGCGCACCGCCGATGCCAGGCTGCGCGACGACATCGTCGCGAACATCGTGACGGCGTTCAAACGAGCAGCGGCGTTAGCGGCGGACGATACGCAAGCGGCTAACGAAATCAGCCACGCGAACTGAGCAGACCTCGCGCACCTTCATCTTCAGTAAAACGGCGCACGTATGCGCAAAACGGCGATTGTTCCGCAGCACGAGGCAAGCCCTAAAACACCGCTCGCTCACACCGTCTGAAACAGATGCGCGCACATGAAATCGACGAACACGCGCAGTTTCGACGACAACTGCCGATTCGACGGCCACAAGATCGAGAACTGCCCAGGCGCGATCGCGAGATCGCCGAGCACCGTGACGAGCGAGCCGCAAGCCAGTGCATCGCACACGAGGAAGTCAGGCATGAAGCCAATGCCGAAGCCGGCGATCACCGCGCCGCGCAGCGCCTCCATGTTGTTGCAGGTCATCGCGGTACGCAGGTTCGGCGGCTCGCTGCCTCCTTGCGCGAGCGGCCACGGCTGCAGCTTGCCGGTGGTCGGGAAACGGTAGCGCACGCAGCCATGCCCGGCCAGTTCGGCGAGTGTGCGCGGCAGGCCGGCACGTGTGGCGTATTCGGGCGATGCGCACAACACGAAGCGAAAAGGACCGAGCCGGCGCGACATCAGGCTCGAATCGGTCAGCGCGCCGCTACGGATCACCGCGTCGAAGCCACCTTCGACCACGTCGACGAGCTGGTCGTTGAAATCGAGATCCAGCTCGACCTCCGGATAACGTGTGCTGAACGCGGGCAGCACCGGCAGCAGAAAGCGATAGCCGATCACGGGCAGGCTCACGCGAATCCTGCCGCGCGGCGTTTGCGCGGCTTCCGACAACATGGCCTCCGCGTCGCGCAATTCTTCGAGAAGCCGGTGGCAACGCTCGTGAAAAAGCCGCCCTTCTTCAGTCAGCGTGACACGGCGCGTCGTGCGATGAAAGAGCCGCACGCCGAGCCCGTGTTCGAGCTTCGCAATCGTCTTGCCGACCGCCGAAGCCGAAATGCCGAGCTTGCGGCCGGCCGCGACGAAGCTGAGCGTCTCCGCGGTGCGCACGAACGCAACGATGCCGTTCAGGTTGTCCATAACGGTGATTCCCGAAGAGTGATCGAATCGATTACGGATTTCTAGTCCGCTATATACGGATTGCCGCGTTGTTTTTCGCCGATTGAATCGAAATTATCCTTCATCGCTCGGCTGGATGCGTCGTTCACGCATCGGCATTTCCCAAAGGAGCGATGATGAACACCCCGAATTCTGGCGACTCGACGCGGCGGCTCGTCGTGCTCGCCGCGGTCTGCATGGCGGCGCTCGCGTTGCCGCTCGCGTTCTCCGGCGGCGCGGTCGCGACGCCCGCAATCGGCCGCGATCTGGTCAGCGGCCCCGTCGCGATGAACTGGATCACCAACGCGTTCATGCTCGCGTTCGGCAGTCTGTTGATGGCGGCGGGTACGCTCGCGGACCGCTTCGGCCGCAAGCGGCTGTTCGCGTACGGCGTCGCGGGCTTCACGCTGAGTTCGCTGGCGCTCGGCTTTGCGCCGTCGATCGTGCTCGTCGATCTGTTGCGCGCCGCCCAGGGCGTGGCGGCCGCGGCGGCGCTCGCGGGCGGCACCGCCGCGCTCGCGCAGGAGTTCGACGGTCACGCGCGCACCCGTGCGTTCAGCGCGCTCGGCACGACGTTCGGCATCGGCCTCGCGTTCGGCCCCGTGCTCGCCGGCTGGCTCATCGCGCAGTTCGGCTGGCGGGCGATCTTTGCGACCGGTGCGCTCGCCGGCGCGTTGTCGCTCGCGTTCGGCGTGCCGCGCATGCGCGAGTCCCGCGACCCGCACGCGAGCCGGCTCGACTGGGCGGGCACGGTGACGTTCACGGCCGCGCTCACCTGCTTCACCTGCGGCGTGATCGAAGCGCCGTCGCGCGGCTGGACGTCCGCGTTCGTGATCGGGCTACTCGCGGCATTCGTCGTGTTCGCGCTGGCCTTTGTCGTCGTCGAAAGCCGCGTCGAGCGGCCGATGCTCGATATGTCGCTGTTCCGCTATCCGCGCTTCGTCGGCGTCCAGGTGCTGCCGATCGCGACGTGTTACTGCTATATCGTGCTGCTGGTCGTGTTGCCGCTGCGCTTCATCGGCATCGACGGCCATGACGAACTTCACGCGGGCGGGCTGATGCTCACGCTGTCGGCGCCGATGCTGATCGTGCCGTTCGTCGCGGCGATGCTGACGCGCTGGCTGTCAGCCGGCACGATCTCGGGCCTCGGGCTCGTGATCGCCGCAGGGGGACTGCATGCGTTGCGCGGCGCGTTAGCGGATGGCGCGGGCGGCGCGGACGCGCACGCAGTCGGGGCGATGCTGGCGATCGGCATCGGCGCGGGGTTGCCGTGGGGATTGATGGATGGTCTGTCGGTCAGCGTGGTGCCGAAATCGCGCGCCGGAATGGCCACGGGCATCTTCAGCACGACGCGGGTCGCCGGTGAAGGCGTCGCGCTTGCGGTGGTCAGCGCAATGCTCGCGTCGCTGATGCAGGGACATCTGTACGCCGTGGCCCCGCATGCTGAACCGTCGGCGATTGCCGAAGCGGCCGCGCGACTTGCGACCGGCGATCTTGCGCATGCCGCGGCGCGCCTGCCAGAGGTCGCGCGGACCTCATTGCAAGCGGCCTATTACGCCGCGTTCGGCCGTGTGCTCGATGGACTCACGATCATCACGCTGCTATGCGCGGTCGTTGCATTCGCTTTTCTGAGCCGGGTTCGCGTGCAGGACGAGCCGGTTGGCGCGCAAACTCAAGCCGACGGCGCGGATACCGTCGGCTCCGCATCGATAGAAAACGCTGTGTCGCAGGGCGTCGAACTCGCGCGCGAGGATAGCTGATGTAATCCATTGCCCGACTTGATTGCTGGCAGTCCCACACCCCGCTCACCGAAGGCACACAGCAGACACATCGCGGGCACACCGCTTGCGCAATGCACAATCGCGCGCAATCCGTGGCGATTGCGCCTAAGCTGTTGTGACGCCGCGTTTTTCGCGCGCCTGCGTTGCAATCCACGCTTCGCCTCACGCTGGCCGCGCCCTCCTACCCTACCCGCACGACATGAGCGAAACCACCCCACGCCTGTTCATTGTCTCCCCCCATTTCGACGATGCCGTCTTCAGTTGCGGCGCATTGCTCGCCGCTCATCCGGATGCCGCCGTCTGCACGGTATTCGCCGCGCCGCCTGAACACGACATGCACACCGAATGGGATCAAAAGGCGGGCTTCACGAGCGCGCGCGAGGCGATCCGC
This region includes:
- a CDS encoding LysR family transcriptional regulator → MDNLNGIVAFVRTAETLSFVAAGRKLGISASAVGKTIAKLEHGLGVRLFHRTTRRVTLTEEGRLFHERCHRLLEELRDAEAMLSEAAQTPRGRIRVSLPVIGYRFLLPVLPAFSTRYPEVELDLDFNDQLVDVVEGGFDAVIRSGALTDSSLMSRRLGPFRFVLCASPEYATRAGLPRTLAELAGHGCVRYRFPTTGKLQPWPLAQGGSEPPNLRTAMTCNNMEALRGAVIAGFGIGFMPDFLVCDALACGSLVTVLGDLAIAPGQFSILWPSNRQLSSKLRVFVDFMCAHLFQTV
- a CDS encoding MFS transporter yields the protein MNTPNSGDSTRRLVVLAAVCMAALALPLAFSGGAVATPAIGRDLVSGPVAMNWITNAFMLAFGSLLMAAGTLADRFGRKRLFAYGVAGFTLSSLALGFAPSIVLVDLLRAAQGVAAAAALAGGTAALAQEFDGHARTRAFSALGTTFGIGLAFGPVLAGWLIAQFGWRAIFATGALAGALSLAFGVPRMRESRDPHASRLDWAGTVTFTAALTCFTCGVIEAPSRGWTSAFVIGLLAAFVVFALAFVVVESRVERPMLDMSLFRYPRFVGVQVLPIATCYCYIVLLVVLPLRFIGIDGHDELHAGGLMLTLSAPMLIVPFVAAMLTRWLSAGTISGLGLVIAAGGLHALRGALADGAGGADAHAVGAMLAIGIGAGLPWGLMDGLSVSVVPKSRAGMATGIFSTTRVAGEGVALAVVSAMLASLMQGHLYAVAPHAEPSAIAEAAARLATGDLAHAAARLPEVARTSLQAAYYAAFGRVLDGLTIITLLCAVVAFAFLSRVRVQDEPVGAQTQADGADTVGSASIENAVSQGVELAREDS